ctatttcttgaataaatgtattattcgcatgttttattgctttaatagaaataggagcgttacacaAAGGGGACaagactacttccggtttgtggaaggaatctgtataattgttttgtgtctttcttctctctctctctctgttttatccgctgcatttagttctgaacatcacttcagaagtagaactcaatctgcttctgatcagtgttatcagcttaggagaaaacgaagaaaaagctaacataattcaaccctccttcttgtgtttttctcacattCATACTTATCGCAGCGATTGAAGTTAGATGTTTGTAATATGTTAgtctttttaagttttttatgtaataaataggTCCTTTGAGTTATAAAATGCattattgttgattgtttttATTCAACTTTGTTAAATGCTTATGCGACTGTTTAATATTGAAGTGACAAGTCCACAAATGTTTCTTACATCAAACATGATTacttacatacattttttttcttgtttctgaATTCAAAtctaattttacaaataaatatttatcaagaacgttataaattaagtaattgattaattttgtttcaaaacaagattaaatacaTAAGAACTCTAGTTTTTATAACGGTAAATTTAATCCTACTAATTTAACATCAAACAATCACAATAATCCTAccaatttcctttaaaaaaaatgattcgttcaatttattacataaatttcttaaacaacTAACTTATTACAAatatctatcttttttttttaacaatcaaatATGAAActtatatattaacaaaccaaAGAGTCTTCAAAGTACAAGGTGTATCAAGAAAACCCTAAATAATTATAGATAAACAATGTTAgtcaaaaattaatcaattccCAAACAAGCCATAGGATTTGACCACCACAATTGAAAACCATAGACAAAAATGACATTACTAGCTTTTAGCCACCAAAGTGAGTACCGCTTTACTTTATCCAACAATTGATCAATGGAACTACCTAAATTGTTGAACAACCTTTGATTACGGTCATTCCAAATGATCCACGTACAAAGCAACCAAACAAGATGCATAAAAGAGCGCCTTGCTCGCACGCCACCTGCTAAATGAGTAAACTGAAAGAAGTGATCTGAAACAGTAAAAGGGTTTGGACCTGAGACACCAAGCCAAGACCGTACCTTCTGCCACAGAATGCCATAAAAATCGCAAGAAATGAATAAATGCTGATAAGTCTTGTTGGCACAACACCCTAACAAACAACCAGCTGCGGTGTCAGAAAGAATATCGCGACGCACTAAGTTCATCCTTGTAGGCAACCGATTTTGTAACAACCTCCATGCAAAAATTGAGACTTTGAGTGAAACATGTTTATGCCAAACTAGAGCCTTTGCACCTTCCACCTGAGGGCTGTCCTGAGCAGTTAGAAGGTGATAGGCACTACGAACTGTATAACCTGCAAAGTGCTCCAGCAGCCATCTCCAAGTATCTTTCACAATAATCTGCAAAGAAACACTACGAAGTAAAGTAGTACACTGCCCTAGCATgtcctcctcccacgcccacaACTCCTTCTCCAATTCCAACCCACTCCCCCAACCTCACAACCTTGCGAAAACATATACACAACCTACCACAGATCATGCCAAAACAGAGTACCAGCCCCGTCTCCCACCAACTGAGACACACCCTCATGAAACCACTCGCCACCAACTCCCGCTAACCCATCTCTAATTTTAGCTATCTCTCGCCACCAAGAAGAACcactccggcccccaacctcTCATACTCCTCATCGTATCTCGCCACCAAAACCCTATACCATAAACTTCTCTTCTCCACCAATAACTGCCAACACCATTTTCCTAATTAACAACGCATCATTAAACCCCCTCAACCTCCGCACCCCCAACCCTCCATACTCCCTTTGAGAACATATAGTGGTCCAACTGACCCAAGATAATTTTCTATGATCCTCACAACCCTGAAGTTGAAGTAAATGTCActagaagggggggttgaatagtgaccctttaaaattttctctgTACTCTTAGAGAGTTTGAGCTCTCAATACTTTGCTTGGAGTAAGATGATTAGTAAAACAATAAATAGCAAAGCATAAAGTAAAGAGTAGAGTTTAAGAGAGATCACACAGagaagttatcctggttccccCAATATGGGTTAGTCCAGTCCCCACAGCttttgtgagattatccactagcTCTTAGGAGTTTCTTCCTCCTCTTTgcaatgtgcaaaacaatatgtattctctaagcctcaccaGGCTTACACTGACTCTCGAGCTCTCGCTGAGCTTGAGGCTAAAACAACTATGTATTCTCTTAGCCTCACCAGGCTTACACCACTGATATTATTAGCTTCAGCAAGCTTACAGTATCACTTAAGATTTTAAAGGCTTGAGGATATACAATCAAAATGAGATTTGATGTTTGGATCTAATTACAACTTTCAAACTTAAGAGAATGAGAGATTGTAGTTTGTAATACTCTTAGAAAGATGATCCGAAAATATGATTTGGTTCTGTAAGAGTATTTCTGATATTGagattgattgatgaatttattgctTGTATGTAGGCTTGTGATTGTATTGGAAATTCATGCTTTCTTTGTTGAGAGAAAGCTTCTATTATAGCCAGCCTTCATCCTTCAATATCTACAGCTGTTCATTCTTGTGTAGACGCCCTTGTTGTTGATAGGAATTGCAAAACTGCCATTGTCCCATCTTTTGTATGCTGAGTTTGAGCTTGCCAGCCTCGGCCTCAACTTTTAACACTAAGAGCTTGAGCTTGAGCTTGAGCTTGAAATGGACCAGGAGCGTGTGTGAACAGTGAAAAGTACATGAAcagtgaaaatatattttctttttactactGTTCGTATCTTGTTCTTCAAGATGCATCATTTGTCATTGTCCTTGCAAAGCTTTGTCTCCAAGAtaccatttataaattatatttgaatacTTGGTCACCAAGTCATTGTACTTTATGTCTTTTTGCTTGCTTGCTCATCAAGATACATAATAGGGCTTATGTCATCATCCCTTTCTTTTCCAAATGATTAGCACATGATTGAAAGACAATTTTCCCTTGCATTTGCGCATGGTTTTCTTTGTGATGCTTTCTTGGATTAAATCATTTAATTACCCTTTAATAATGAACACATATTCTTCTTGAGAGCTTGAGTTTGAAACTCCAATGATACATGGCTTTAACAATGTGTGAGAATTGGACTTTCCTATCCTTAATAAAATTCACTCAAGAGCACAAATTAAATAAccaaataacattataatcttaattttaatacaagagtttgtttattatttaaaaacaagttcaaagggatttttgcttcaacaatctccccctgtTTTGATTGATGACAAACttcttgaaattaaaattacataAGGAGGTTTAGAATAAAAACTCCCCCTTAATTTATGCATCATATTAATTTTGGGGCTCCCCCTCAAATTATGCATACAATATATAATGATATGATTATAAGATGGAAAGATTAAAAGCATAGaatcattcatttcattaatcatAATAGTTCATGATTACAATTGATTCATAAATATTTGTATAagcataatattaaaatttcagaGGATCAAATTGCTACATACACCATGTTTAAGCTCAAAGAAAAGATCCTGGAAATTTTTAACTAGCCAAAAGAGAAATTTCTTCCAAAAACTAAGTACTATCTAGTTTTTCCATAAGGTTAGGCTAACAACGGTTTGTTCAAAACGAATTGCAgactaatttcaattttgaaagcaagaaaAAAACAGAAGTACGAAAGAGAAACAATAACAGACAGCAGaccaatttcaattttgaaagcaagaaataaaaacagaaGTACGAAAGAGAAACAATAACAGACAGCAGACCAAATTTCAAGACATATTCTCCCCCTTTGGTCAGCAACCAAAAAAGAAAGGGGTGTCAAGCTCAGCCTCAGCCTTAGGCTGGAGGTGGAGTGGGATCAGGATCGGTGGGCTCAACAACTGATGTAACAGGTAGAATGGAATACACAACATTAGATAAGAATAGAGCAGGCAAAGTTGATGTAGCAGTAGGCAGAAAATTACCTAGGATCCAATTATCCATAACCATTGACGATTACCATAGCTTGCAACAGTTTGTTGTAATTCAACCAAGTTTTGAATCACATCATAAATGGTAGGTCCTCTTTCAACCATAATATTTCCAGAAGTAGGAACATGAGAATGTACAGGAGGTACCTTAGGACGACCATCAGAGTTAGATGAGTTTGTGTTAGAAAAAGATGCATCAAAAAGAGGGCGAAGATGGCGGCGGAGATGGTGGTGGTTCGTCCTCAACATTGAGTGATGGCATGAAGGCATTTTTTATTCTTACCATttgcagaaaaaaaaatggagagaagAGAAAGGAAAGGAGGGTTCAGCGATGgaagagagaggaagaggaaatgTTGTATTTTTAGGACAAAAGTTTTTCAATACATAAGAGAGGGAAgaaatacaaataattaataaaagttaatgatgaaaaaaaaatagccaACCTCGTGAGAGAGAGAAGGTTGggaaagttttaaaaaaaaaaattatgtaaggAATAATTTGAAAAGATTAAGAGTGGTTTTGGAGACACTCCAAAAAGAaaggttttggagagaagtgACAAAAAGGTGATTTTTAAAGACATggatttaaaaatattgaacttAGGTGTAGTAAATATATTAATCCTCTATTTTAATGTTGGAGAAAAATATAAGTAcactaaataaattattctaaTAAAGACAAActaatgaaatataatttatctctcaaaaaaattaaacctatCTTATACCAAAGGTTTGGTAAAAATATTTTCGAGTTGATTTTCAGTATTAAcgaaaatcaattcaatttttcttttttgaacatGATCTCTGATAGTTTAGATCTAgaatgttgaattgaatttttagaCAGATTTATAGCATTGGTATT
Above is a genomic segment from Medicago truncatula cultivar Jemalong A17 chromosome 5, MtrunA17r5.0-ANR, whole genome shotgun sequence containing:
- the LOC112422086 gene encoding uncharacterized protein; the protein is MVLAVIGGEEKFMIIVKDTWRWLLEHFAGYTVRSAYHLLTAQDSPQVEGAKALVWHKHVSLKVSIFAWRLLQNRLPTRMNLVRRDILSDTAAGCLLGCCANKTYQHLFISCDFYGILWQKVRSWLGVSGPNPFTVSDHFFQFTHLAGGVRARRSFMHLVWLLCTWIIWNDRNQRLFNNLGSSIDQLLDKVKRYSLWWLKASNVIFVYGFQLWWSNPMACLGID